A genome region from Bradyrhizobium commune includes the following:
- a CDS encoding FAD-dependent oxidoreductase gives MLANELGRRGASAILVDEKPGTAFNPQANATQARSMEHYRRLGLADEIRQAGLPADYPTDVAYFTRYTGYELARFRLPSSARATELVKGMSGSWSAAELPHRVSQKYVEAVLRRHAERLPGIQLHYGHRLISYVERDDGVIGEIECLDDGRRVSVRADFLVGADGPRSMVRQSLGISYGGRTGTQRDFMGGRMLAVYLRSPDFYASIPHAKAWMYNCFNGDRRAFMASVNGRDEFAFHTQLRPGEDESAITAVEAKAAFQRACGSPIECEVLSFLTWTAGHALVAEGMQRGRVFLGGDAAHLFTPTGGLGYNTAIEDAVNLGWKLASVVKGISPAALLDSYAVERRPVALRNTDYAGRFADSLGLFAPAPEIEDSTEAGGEARRAAGTYLEQHAQAEFNIPGVTFGGRYDGSPIIVSDGGLPPPDAANVYVPTACPGGRAPHAWLEDGVSLYDLFGFEWTLLQFDDVVSAKGRLSEAARALGADLKLVTLPRRLRDLYEADLALIRPDQIVAWRGSASQAGMLERVLARALGLTTSDHARLAS, from the coding sequence ATGTTGGCCAACGAGCTCGGCCGGCGCGGCGCTTCCGCCATCCTGGTGGATGAGAAGCCCGGGACTGCGTTCAATCCGCAAGCCAATGCGACTCAAGCCCGCTCAATGGAGCACTATCGGCGTTTGGGTCTCGCAGACGAAATTAGGCAGGCCGGTTTACCCGCCGACTATCCAACGGACGTCGCTTACTTCACCCGCTACACCGGTTACGAGCTGGCGCGGTTTCGACTGCCGTCTTCGGCGCGCGCGACCGAACTGGTCAAAGGCATGTCCGGCTCCTGGAGCGCCGCCGAGCTGCCCCATCGCGTCTCGCAGAAATATGTCGAGGCGGTCCTGCGCCGGCATGCCGAGCGGCTCCCTGGAATACAGCTCCACTATGGCCACCGTCTCATCAGCTATGTCGAACGCGACGACGGTGTCATTGGTGAAATCGAGTGCCTTGACGATGGCCGCCGCGTTTCGGTTCGCGCCGACTTCCTGGTCGGCGCCGACGGACCACGCTCGATGGTCCGGCAGTCGCTTGGCATTTCCTACGGCGGCAGGACGGGCACCCAACGCGATTTCATGGGCGGCCGGATGCTGGCCGTCTATCTCCGTTCGCCGGATTTCTACGCGAGCATCCCGCACGCCAAGGCGTGGATGTACAACTGTTTCAATGGTGATCGTCGGGCGTTCATGGCTTCGGTCAACGGGCGCGACGAATTTGCGTTCCACACCCAGCTTCGGCCCGGAGAGGATGAGAGCGCGATCACCGCCGTCGAGGCGAAGGCGGCCTTCCAGCGCGCATGCGGCAGCCCGATTGAATGCGAAGTGCTGTCCTTCCTAACCTGGACCGCCGGACATGCATTGGTGGCCGAGGGGATGCAGCGCGGCAGGGTCTTTCTTGGCGGAGACGCGGCGCATCTGTTTACCCCGACCGGCGGGCTCGGCTACAACACCGCGATCGAAGATGCGGTCAATCTGGGCTGGAAGCTCGCGAGCGTCGTCAAGGGTATCAGCCCGGCTGCGCTCCTCGACAGCTACGCAGTCGAACGTCGTCCGGTGGCGCTTCGCAACACCGACTATGCGGGCAGGTTCGCCGACTCGCTTGGTCTCTTTGCGCCCGCGCCGGAGATCGAGGACTCCACAGAGGCGGGCGGCGAAGCAAGACGTGCGGCGGGCACCTATCTCGAACAGCATGCCCAGGCCGAATTCAACATACCCGGTGTCACGTTCGGCGGACGCTACGACGGCTCGCCAATCATCGTGTCCGACGGCGGCCTGCCGCCGCCGGACGCCGCTAATGTCTACGTTCCGACCGCCTGTCCCGGAGGCCGTGCACCACATGCGTGGCTCGAGGACGGCGTGTCCTTGTACGATCTGTTCGGCTTCGAATGGACACTGCTGCAATTCGATGACGTCGTATCCGCCAAAGGTCGGTTGAGCGAAGCTGCGCGGGCGCTCGGGGCCGATCTGAAGCTCGTCACTCTGCCAAGGCGGTTGCGCGATCTTTATGAGGCCGATCTCGCCCTGATCCGTCCCGATCAGATAGTGGCCTGGCGCGGCAGCGCGTCACAGGCGGGAATGCTCGAGCGCGTCCTTGCCCGTGCGCTCGGGCTCACGACGAGCGATCATGCACGCCTGGCGAGTTGA
- a CDS encoding saccharopine dehydrogenase NADP-binding domain-containing protein: MVSSPIALYGATGVTGQLILSRLASLGLKPRLVGRDPKRLSDLADQYALSLYEAKIDDHKALAGCLPRGGLLVNAAGPFVSTAMPLIDAAMSLGCDYFDVSGELDSLRALLALDVAAKKARRVVIGGGGFGIAATDILVSKLEAAFGPLESVRVSVAADSAFSTTGVAESTLAVLAGGGAEIVSGEITRVRLARKRWRERTTTGASISFASAPLADLIAASRLTHAPDIVAGVPMLPMQAQATSLFAPLLPLLLKVPQVRRALVKKSGHAGVAGHEHVSRAWVRGTQGRRSQTLMIEGGEGFALAADIAAHAIARYLQSPPLPGAYTPACALGPEWLDGLAGIRFYSQESEGMHA; encoded by the coding sequence GTGGTCTCTTCTCCGATAGCCCTTTATGGCGCAACGGGCGTCACCGGACAGCTGATCCTAAGCCGGCTGGCCAGCCTTGGTCTGAAGCCACGTCTGGTTGGCCGGGATCCCAAGCGTCTTTCGGATCTCGCGGATCAATATGCGCTCAGCCTCTACGAGGCGAAAATTGACGATCATAAGGCGCTGGCAGGCTGCCTGCCTCGGGGCGGACTTTTGGTCAATGCTGCGGGCCCCTTCGTGTCAACCGCCATGCCGCTCATCGATGCCGCAATGTCCCTAGGCTGCGATTACTTCGATGTCAGCGGTGAACTTGATAGCCTTCGGGCTTTGCTTGCGCTGGATGTAGCTGCAAAGAAGGCGCGGCGCGTGGTGATCGGTGGCGGGGGGTTCGGCATCGCTGCAACTGATATCCTTGTCTCCAAATTAGAGGCGGCCTTCGGTCCACTTGAGAGTGTTCGCGTTTCTGTTGCAGCGGACAGCGCTTTTTCAACCACGGGGGTCGCCGAGAGCACCCTCGCGGTCCTAGCTGGCGGCGGAGCCGAAATCGTCTCGGGGGAAATCACCCGCGTTCGGCTCGCCCGCAAGCGCTGGCGCGAGCGAACCACTACTGGGGCCTCGATCTCTTTTGCGAGCGCACCTCTCGCTGATCTTATCGCGGCGTCGCGGCTCACACATGCGCCGGATATCGTTGCCGGGGTGCCGATGCTGCCTATGCAGGCGCAAGCCACGAGCCTCTTTGCGCCGCTTCTTCCGCTGTTGCTTAAGGTCCCCCAAGTGCGGCGCGCCTTGGTCAAAAAGAGCGGTCATGCCGGCGTTGCCGGGCACGAACATGTGTCCCGAGCTTGGGTTCGCGGCACCCAGGGACGCCGGTCCCAGACGCTCATGATCGAAGGCGGCGAGGGTTTTGCGTTGGCCGCTGATATCGCCGCGCATGCTATCGCGCGTTACCTTCAATCGCCTCCCTTGCCTGGGGCATACACGCCAGCCTGCGCCCTTGGCCCAGAATGGCTCGACGGTCTAGCCGGCATCCGATTTTACTCCCAAGAAAGCGAGGGAATGCATGCGTGA
- the mdlC gene encoding benzoylformate decarboxylase, translated as MSPKILTVREATLGVLRSFGVDRVFGNPGSTELSFLHDWPADIDYVLGLQEACVVGMADGYAQATSRPAFVNLHSAAGLGHALGNLFTAFRNKTPLVITAGQQARSLLRMRPYLFAEDAEQFPKPYVKWSSEPARAEDVPAAIAQAFLTAMQHPRGPSFVSVPSDDWARPGALPPVRSIATEFAPDPAAVVRLAAAIGAASKPAFVIGPEVDRSGCVEQMVAVAERARAAVWASPMSSRSSFPERHSQFAGFLPAVPDGLARALRGADLIVVFGAPVFTFHVEGQCDVLNDGTPVWQITDDPTEAASAPVGETVIGTLPKALGALLPALPDIVDREQRAARPTPAVPAAMNPIPPAYALSRLSALMPEDAIMVEEAPSHRPAIQQYLPRSGADSFYTMASGGLGYSLPASVGIALARPGRRIVCLIGDGSAMYCIQAIWTAAQRGLPITFVVMNNSGYGAMRAFSQIMQAHRPPGIDLPGLDFVALAKGLGCPGQRVTEAEHLDRILGAALAANGPALVDIAVDDAVTDIFSPPRS; from the coding sequence ATGAGTCCAAAAATCCTAACGGTGCGGGAAGCGACCCTCGGCGTGCTTCGCTCATTCGGTGTCGATCGGGTCTTCGGCAATCCGGGATCGACGGAGCTTTCCTTTCTGCACGACTGGCCGGCCGATATCGACTATGTGCTCGGGCTGCAGGAAGCCTGCGTCGTCGGGATGGCGGATGGTTACGCGCAAGCAACCAGCCGCCCGGCCTTTGTCAATCTGCATTCGGCTGCCGGGCTCGGTCACGCGCTCGGCAACCTCTTCACCGCGTTCCGCAACAAGACCCCGCTCGTCATCACGGCGGGGCAGCAGGCGCGCAGCCTGCTTCGGATGCGCCCCTATCTCTTCGCCGAGGATGCCGAGCAGTTTCCAAAACCCTATGTGAAATGGAGCTCGGAACCGGCGCGGGCGGAGGACGTGCCCGCGGCGATTGCGCAGGCCTTCCTCACCGCTATGCAGCATCCGCGCGGTCCATCATTCGTGTCCGTGCCATCGGATGACTGGGCGCGCCCTGGCGCGCTTCCACCCGTCCGGAGCATTGCAACTGAATTTGCCCCGGATCCGGCCGCGGTCGTTCGGCTGGCGGCGGCGATCGGTGCGGCCAGCAAGCCGGCTTTCGTGATCGGACCCGAGGTCGATCGTAGCGGCTGCGTCGAACAGATGGTGGCCGTCGCGGAGCGGGCGAGGGCAGCTGTCTGGGCAAGCCCGATGTCGAGCCGATCGAGCTTTCCGGAACGGCACTCTCAATTCGCGGGCTTCCTTCCGGCGGTACCCGACGGACTCGCCCGTGCGTTGCGTGGTGCGGATCTGATCGTCGTCTTCGGGGCGCCCGTCTTCACGTTCCACGTCGAGGGGCAATGCGACGTGCTCAACGACGGTACGCCGGTCTGGCAGATCACGGATGATCCGACTGAGGCCGCGTCCGCGCCTGTCGGCGAGACCGTCATCGGAACGCTCCCCAAGGCGCTCGGTGCACTCCTGCCGGCGTTGCCGGACATCGTGGACCGCGAGCAGCGCGCCGCACGCCCGACGCCCGCCGTTCCCGCGGCCATGAATCCCATTCCTCCAGCCTACGCGCTTAGCCGTCTGTCGGCGCTGATGCCGGAAGATGCCATCATGGTGGAGGAGGCTCCGTCGCACCGACCTGCGATCCAGCAATACTTGCCGAGGTCTGGAGCGGACAGCTTCTACACGATGGCGAGCGGCGGGCTCGGGTACAGTCTGCCGGCCTCGGTCGGTATTGCCTTGGCGAGGCCGGGCCGCCGCATCGTGTGCCTGATCGGCGACGGGTCGGCGATGTATTGCATCCAGGCGATCTGGACCGCGGCACAACGCGGGCTTCCCATCACATTCGTCGTGATGAACAACTCCGGATATGGCGCGATGCGCGCCTTCAGCCAGATCATGCAGGCGCATCGTCCACCCGGCATCGACCTGCCCGGGCTCGACTTTGTCGCTCTCGCCAAAGGACTTGGCTGTCCGGGTCAGCGCGTGACGGAAGCCGAGCATCTGGACCGCATCCTTGGCGCCGCGCTGGCGGCGAATGGTCCCGCGCTGGTCGATATCGCGGTCGACGATGCGGTGACAGACATCTTCAGCCCGCCTCGGAGTTGA
- a CDS encoding TetR/AcrR family transcriptional regulator codes for METGAKATRAEMAVRMGRPPKDLAAEVDERILAAARELFLARGLESVSVEEIARHARASKGTIYARFPTKEALFGAIATRNAAKVREGYGSESPSGGTIEERLSNLGSGILEHLLADDNVNFMRLSVSEARRFPDLAKVGRTMRERGAQNAAVVLKDVAQSKQGKADLAFSPERLITASQFFLDLVVGPLLMRAVFGEDPKLLRAHIRAHVAESVPFFLAACRNG; via the coding sequence ATGGAAACGGGGGCCAAGGCGACGCGCGCTGAAATGGCCGTCCGCATGGGCCGGCCGCCAAAGGATCTTGCGGCCGAAGTGGACGAGCGAATCCTAGCCGCCGCGCGCGAGCTGTTTCTCGCACGTGGGCTCGAGAGTGTCAGCGTGGAGGAGATCGCCCGCCACGCCCGAGCGAGCAAGGGCACGATCTATGCACGTTTTCCCACTAAGGAGGCGCTCTTTGGCGCGATCGCGACGCGCAATGCGGCGAAGGTGCGGGAGGGATACGGAAGCGAGTCGCCGTCCGGAGGCACGATTGAAGAGAGACTCTCCAATCTCGGGAGCGGGATACTCGAGCATCTGCTGGCGGACGATAACGTCAACTTCATGCGTCTCTCGGTCTCCGAGGCGCGACGCTTTCCCGATCTGGCTAAAGTAGGCCGGACGATGCGTGAACGCGGAGCTCAGAACGCCGCGGTCGTCCTCAAGGACGTCGCCCAGTCGAAGCAGGGCAAGGCCGATCTCGCCTTCTCCCCCGAACGCCTGATAACGGCGTCGCAGTTTTTCCTCGACCTCGTCGTTGGGCCGCTCTTGATGCGTGCGGTGTTCGGCGAAGATCCGAAGTTGCTGCGAGCGCATATCCGCGCCCATGTCGCGGAAAGCGTTCCGTTCTTCCTGGCCGCCTGCCGGAACGGCTAA
- a CDS encoding TetR/AcrR family transcriptional regulator, translating to MQKTLPFFVSESDPPAKRAILTAALELFATRGVDGVTIRDIASETGFTNPAMFRHFRSKEDLAQNLFEVCYRRLAHNFLEPGITLHALFERGLVLIEESPESVHFLIENLGRYWHALPADVRAHSLLGSMRRLIQAEQRAGRVRPDADPNLAAALVLGMLGQIARMAHFKELSKPPSALAASLFNLINRGLGA from the coding sequence ATGCAAAAGACTCTTCCCTTCTTCGTGTCAGAAAGCGACCCCCCAGCGAAGAGGGCGATCCTAACTGCGGCACTTGAACTCTTTGCCACGCGCGGGGTCGATGGCGTGACGATCCGGGACATCGCATCCGAAACAGGCTTCACGAATCCCGCGATGTTCCGCCATTTCAGAAGTAAGGAAGACCTTGCTCAAAATCTGTTTGAGGTTTGCTACCGCCGCCTTGCGCACAACTTTCTCGAGCCCGGCATCACCCTTCACGCGCTCTTTGAGCGTGGGCTTGTCCTGATCGAAGAGTCGCCCGAAAGCGTGCACTTTTTGATAGAGAATCTTGGGCGCTACTGGCATGCACTTCCCGCTGACGTCCGGGCGCATTCCCTTCTTGGGTCAATGCGCCGGCTCATCCAAGCCGAGCAGCGCGCCGGAAGAGTGAGACCGGACGCCGATCCAAATCTTGCCGCCGCACTCGTTTTGGGCATGCTGGGTCAGATCGCGCGTATGGCTCATTTCAAGGAGCTGTCCAAGCCGCCAAGCGCGTTAGCTGCTTCCCTCTTCAATCTTATCAATCGTGGTCTTGGAGCGTAA
- a CDS encoding cobalamin-independent methionine synthase II family protein, whose amino-acid sequence MGLQQNTDHIQTTHIGSLPRPHDLLDLLKAKYSGRPYEPSELDTVLTRSVADCVRRQVASGIEIVTDGEFSKPGFFTYIRERFDGFESRPDQKLALFQKEVAAFPEYYAEYFKDAMMGGAILPIAPVVCIGPLKYKGEDKLTTDIANVKAAARAAGVPDHRVFLPATAPSGVGFNEYYKTEEEYFHALAAELNKEYRAIVDAGLLVQVDDPFLPDIFVEPGLDDGQKKRRAEMYVEATNAALSGIPAERVRFHTCYGINEGPRIHESSLAEVIGYVFKVNAGSFSFEAANPRHEHEYHLFEQVKLPEGKVLCPGVITHASNIVEHPELIAERLIRFANLVGRENVMAGADCGFSSQALYRTEVHSTVVWEKFKAMRKGADIATQRLWREG is encoded by the coding sequence ATGGGCTTGCAGCAGAACACTGACCACATCCAGACGACCCATATCGGCAGCCTTCCACGACCACATGATCTCCTGGATCTGCTGAAGGCAAAATATTCGGGACGGCCCTATGAGCCGTCAGAGCTCGATACCGTTCTGACCCGTTCGGTGGCGGACTGCGTGAGAAGACAGGTCGCAAGTGGCATCGAGATCGTGACGGATGGGGAATTCTCCAAGCCCGGCTTCTTCACCTATATCCGAGAGCGTTTCGACGGATTCGAATCCCGGCCGGACCAGAAGCTGGCCCTGTTCCAGAAGGAGGTCGCAGCCTTCCCTGAATACTACGCCGAGTATTTCAAGGATGCGATGATGGGCGGCGCAATCCTGCCGATCGCCCCTGTCGTCTGCATCGGGCCTCTGAAATACAAGGGCGAGGACAAACTCACGACCGACATCGCGAATGTGAAAGCCGCAGCCAGGGCCGCAGGCGTGCCAGATCATCGGGTGTTCCTGCCGGCGACCGCTCCATCCGGCGTTGGCTTCAACGAATACTACAAGACAGAAGAGGAATATTTTCACGCGCTCGCGGCCGAACTGAACAAGGAGTATCGAGCCATCGTGGACGCCGGCCTGCTGGTGCAGGTGGATGATCCATTTCTCCCTGACATTTTCGTCGAGCCGGGACTAGACGACGGGCAGAAGAAACGGCGGGCGGAAATGTATGTCGAAGCGACGAACGCCGCGCTCAGCGGGATACCAGCTGAGCGCGTTCGCTTTCACACCTGCTACGGGATCAACGAAGGACCTCGCATCCATGAATCGTCGCTGGCCGAGGTCATCGGCTACGTATTCAAGGTCAATGCCGGATCCTTCAGCTTCGAGGCAGCCAATCCGCGGCACGAACACGAGTACCATTTGTTCGAACAGGTGAAGCTGCCGGAAGGAAAGGTATTGTGTCCAGGCGTGATCACGCACGCAAGCAATATCGTGGAGCACCCGGAGTTGATCGCCGAGCGGCTGATCCGGTTCGCAAATCTGGTTGGGCGGGAGAACGTGATGGCAGGCGCCGATTGCGGCTTCTCCTCTCAGGCGCTCTATCGCACCGAGGTTCACAGCACCGTCGTGTGGGAGAAGTTCAAGGCTATGCGCAAGGGCGCGGACATCGCGACGCAACGCCTTTGGCGCGAGGGGTAA
- a CDS encoding aldehyde dehydrogenase: MDVKLLIKGNDLAASGGKVFERRNPLSKEVASKAAAATVLDADAAVAAASAALPGWSALGPNARRGLLLKAADVLEAKRDAFVAIMMAETGTTEVWSAFNVKLATGMLREAASLTTQVAGEVIPSDKPGCIAMAVRQPAGVCLGIAPWNAPIILGVRAVATPLACGNTVVLKASEICPATHRLIGEVFRDAGFPPGVVNVVTNAPTDAPAIVERLIAHPAVRRINFTGSTRVGRVIAELAGRQLKPVLLELGGKAPLLVLDDADLDAAVAAVAFGAFINQGQVCMSTERVIVDEVVADHFVEKLAKKAKSLPAGDPRSGPVVIGSMIDEPPARNVVDLIDDAVEKGAVKLAGGERVGTVVPATVLDRVAPGMRIYTEESFGPVVSVIRARGVDDAVRLANDTEYGLSAAVFGRDVARALTVAQRIESGICHVNGPTVHDEAQMPFGGMKGSGYGRFGGQAGIAEFTDLRWITIETQPQHYPF; the protein is encoded by the coding sequence ATGGACGTCAAGCTTCTGATCAAGGGGAACGATCTGGCAGCAAGCGGCGGTAAGGTCTTTGAACGCCGCAATCCGCTGTCCAAAGAGGTCGCGAGCAAGGCTGCGGCGGCGACGGTTTTGGATGCTGATGCGGCGGTGGCGGCGGCTTCGGCCGCGTTGCCGGGGTGGTCTGCGCTCGGCCCAAACGCGCGGCGCGGACTGTTGCTGAAAGCCGCCGATGTGCTCGAGGCCAAACGCGACGCGTTCGTCGCGATCATGATGGCCGAAACCGGCACCACCGAAGTGTGGTCCGCCTTCAACGTGAAGCTCGCGACCGGCATGTTGCGCGAAGCGGCATCGCTCACCACGCAGGTCGCCGGCGAAGTGATCCCGTCCGATAAGCCCGGATGTATCGCCATGGCTGTTCGCCAGCCGGCCGGCGTGTGCCTGGGGATTGCGCCCTGGAACGCCCCGATCATCCTGGGCGTCCGCGCGGTGGCGACGCCACTGGCTTGCGGGAATACCGTCGTGCTCAAGGCCTCTGAAATCTGTCCGGCAACGCATCGCCTGATCGGCGAGGTGTTCAGGGACGCCGGATTCCCGCCCGGGGTCGTGAACGTCGTGACCAATGCGCCGACTGATGCGCCCGCCATCGTCGAGCGTCTCATCGCACATCCCGCCGTGAGACGGATCAACTTCACGGGCTCGACCCGCGTCGGCCGCGTCATTGCCGAGCTCGCCGGACGGCAACTCAAGCCCGTGCTGCTCGAGCTCGGCGGCAAAGCACCTCTGCTTGTGCTCGATGATGCCGATCTCGACGCCGCAGTCGCCGCCGTGGCGTTTGGTGCCTTCATCAACCAGGGCCAGGTCTGCATGTCGACGGAGCGCGTGATCGTCGACGAGGTGGTCGCCGATCACTTCGTCGAGAAGCTCGCCAAAAAGGCAAAGTCGCTTCCGGCCGGCGACCCCCGATCGGGTCCGGTGGTCATCGGCTCCATGATTGATGAGCCTCCCGCACGAAATGTCGTCGATCTGATCGATGACGCCGTTGAAAAAGGCGCAGTCAAGCTTGCGGGCGGAGAGCGCGTCGGCACGGTCGTGCCGGCGACGGTTCTCGATCGTGTTGCGCCCGGCATGCGGATCTATACCGAAGAGAGCTTCGGGCCCGTGGTGTCGGTGATAAGGGCGCGCGGCGTGGATGATGCGGTCCGACTTGCCAACGATACGGAGTATGGGCTTTCGGCCGCCGTGTTCGGTCGGGACGTTGCGCGCGCGCTCACGGTGGCGCAACGCATCGAGAGCGGCATCTGTCACGTCAATGGACCGACGGTGCACGATGAGGCCCAGATGCCGTTCGGCGGCATGAAGGGATCGGGATACGGCCGCTTCGGCGGCCAGGCCGGGATCGCTGAATTCACGGATTTGCGCTGGATCACCATCGAGACGCAGCCTCAGCATTACCCGTTCTGA
- a CDS encoding MFS transporter: protein MTTRTLEGYEDRAGAVIGSQQTASSRRRILIAGTIGTAIEWYDFFVYGFIAPLVFDQLFFPKFDQLAATIAVFATLAVGFLARPLGGLVFGHFGDRLGRKSVLLCTLLMMGLATISIGLLPTYSSAGAIATIALVALRFIQGFALGGESTAAILMAIETSPGNRRGFSAGVVQAAGSVGVVLASFAALTISRLPEADLLSWGWRVPFLISAVLVALGVYMRLRIEESTTFREAPEAATVPAIEALKSHWRSIIIVLFAEVAQTSYFYLTAIFTISFATRQFGVQKDVITRAVLLANLVALIAMPLIGVWSDRIGRKRIFLAGVVLAAVSMLAFYHAVATREPLLVTAAVVLAAGVIHPLMFSTEGSYFPELFPTRIRFTGVSIGKQFGTVFGAGIAPLVATSLFAQTGTVYAISGYYVALALAAVIALSFAQETSKSRLLG from the coding sequence GTGACCACCAGGACACTCGAGGGCTACGAAGATCGTGCAGGCGCCGTCATCGGCTCTCAACAGACGGCGAGCAGCCGCCGGCGCATTCTGATTGCCGGTACCATCGGAACCGCCATCGAGTGGTACGATTTCTTCGTTTACGGTTTCATCGCCCCGCTGGTCTTCGATCAGCTCTTCTTCCCGAAATTCGATCAATTGGCCGCCACCATCGCGGTGTTCGCAACGCTTGCCGTCGGATTTCTGGCCCGGCCGCTCGGCGGCCTCGTATTTGGACACTTCGGCGATCGTTTGGGCCGCAAGTCCGTCCTGTTGTGCACACTGCTCATGATGGGACTGGCTACGATTTCGATCGGGCTGCTGCCGACCTATAGCAGCGCAGGAGCGATCGCCACCATCGCCCTCGTGGCACTGCGCTTCATTCAAGGCTTCGCGCTCGGCGGAGAATCGACAGCGGCTATCCTCATGGCGATCGAGACATCTCCGGGCAACCGGCGCGGTTTCTCCGCTGGCGTGGTTCAGGCTGCGGGATCAGTCGGCGTCGTCCTCGCTTCGTTTGCGGCGTTGACCATTTCGCGTCTGCCGGAAGCGGACCTGCTGTCATGGGGTTGGCGCGTTCCATTTCTGATCAGTGCTGTCCTCGTGGCCCTTGGAGTCTACATGCGGCTTCGTATCGAAGAGAGCACGACGTTTCGCGAGGCGCCCGAGGCTGCAACAGTGCCCGCCATTGAGGCGCTTAAGAGCCACTGGCGGTCCATTATCATCGTCCTCTTCGCAGAGGTGGCTCAGACGTCCTACTTCTATCTGACGGCGATCTTCACGATATCTTTCGCCACGCGCCAGTTCGGCGTTCAGAAGGACGTGATTACGCGGGCCGTACTTCTGGCCAACCTGGTCGCCCTCATTGCAATGCCTCTCATCGGCGTCTGGTCCGACCGGATCGGACGGAAGCGGATATTCCTGGCGGGCGTTGTGCTCGCCGCCGTCTCGATGCTTGCGTTCTACCACGCGGTGGCGACGCGCGAACCGCTGCTGGTGACGGCCGCGGTGGTGCTTGCCGCCGGGGTGATTCACCCACTTATGTTCAGCACCGAAGGAAGCTATTTCCCTGAGTTGTTTCCGACGCGGATCCGCTTCACCGGCGTTTCGATTGGAAAGCAGTTCGGAACGGTGTTCGGCGCAGGGATCGCGCCGCTTGTCGCCACCAGCCTGTTTGCGCAGACAGGGACCGTCTACGCGATTAGCGGATACTACGTGGCGCTCGCACTCGCCGCAGTGATCGCGCTCAGCTTTGCGCAAGAAACCAGCAAATCGCGGCTGCTCGGCTAA
- a CDS encoding N-acyl homoserine lactonase family protein, with amino-acid sequence MQSSRRAFLKGTGSAVLAAALGNTAAAAPVESARAGGARVHVIQTGHVKVKETQIEGCGHGRVRRLGPILDTRWSQWLPTYAWAIEHKEGVIVVDTGQATHLKSLPAWHPYFQLAVQFRIEPEEEVGPQLRALGIGRKDVRKVVLTHVHIDHDAGLSHFPHSQILASAGEIKRASGLAGEIRGYLPERWPSWFDPSPIVFEKTAFGPFDRSLKLTMAGDVIALPTPGHTPDHLSVAVLDGETILFLAGDASYAEHQMLAGIVDGVSPEEAPALATLGKIRHLAKTNPLVYLPTHDPGSAHRLETRKLTNLAKAA; translated from the coding sequence TTGCAATCGTCACGCCGGGCCTTTCTCAAAGGAACGGGCAGCGCAGTCCTAGCGGCTGCCCTTGGAAATACGGCGGCGGCCGCGCCCGTTGAGTCTGCAAGGGCGGGAGGTGCGCGCGTTCATGTGATTCAAACCGGCCATGTCAAAGTGAAGGAGACGCAGATCGAAGGCTGTGGCCATGGCCGGGTCCGCCGGCTTGGCCCAATTCTCGATACGCGTTGGAGCCAATGGCTGCCGACTTATGCCTGGGCTATTGAGCACAAGGAAGGCGTGATCGTCGTCGACACCGGGCAAGCCACGCATTTGAAATCTCTGCCTGCCTGGCATCCCTACTTTCAGCTTGCGGTGCAATTTAGGATCGAGCCTGAAGAGGAGGTGGGCCCTCAGCTTCGCGCGCTCGGTATCGGTAGAAAAGATGTTCGCAAGGTCGTGCTTACGCATGTCCATATCGACCATGATGCCGGGCTTTCCCATTTTCCTCATTCGCAGATCCTGGCGAGCGCGGGCGAGATCAAGAGGGCGTCGGGATTAGCAGGAGAAATCCGTGGCTACCTTCCGGAACGCTGGCCGTCCTGGTTCGATCCGTCCCCGATCGTCTTCGAAAAGACCGCATTCGGGCCGTTTGACAGGAGTCTGAAGCTGACAATGGCTGGCGATGTGATCGCTCTGCCCACGCCCGGCCACACTCCCGATCACCTGTCTGTCGCCGTCCTCGACGGCGAAACGATTCTGTTCCTCGCGGGCGATGCGTCCTATGCCGAACATCAAATGCTAGCCGGCATCGTCGATGGGGTGAGCCCTGAAGAGGCTCCGGCCCTTGCCACGCTTGGAAAAATCCGACACCTCGCGAAGACCAATCCGCTGGTCTATCTGCCCACACACGATCCAGGATCGGCGCACCGGCTGGAAACCCGTAAGCTGACCAATTTAGCCAAAGCAGCTTAA